Sequence from the Bacillus thuringiensis genome:
ATCGCAGTATTCTTCGCTAAAATTGTAATACCGCGTTCTCTTTCTAGATCATTTGAATCCATTGCGCGTTCTTCAACGTGTTCGTTCGCACGGAAAGTCCCCGCTTGACGTAATAACTGGTCAACAAGTGTTGTTTTACCATGGTCAACGTGGGCAATAATTGCTATATTACGTAAATCTTGTCGTTTTTTCAACATGTCCAACTCCTAATGTCTTTTTAATCCTTCTCTATTATAAGAGCGAAGGGGATACAATGGCAATCAAAATAAAATCAAGAATGAAAATATAGTTGTATTCTTACTTTTGTGAAAGTAAAATGAAATTGGAGGGTGAAGAAATGGAACACATTCAATATCGCTTTTTATTAACTGCAATTATCGGTGTTATTTTCTTAATCGGTATCGGCATTATGGTTGCTGAAAATAGTCCCATCGGTATTATCATTTGCATTATCGGCACATTTGTTACAGTTGGATACGGTTTTGTAACAAAAAGAAAAATGCGCAAATCGCAATAACGTCAAAAAGTAAGAAGCGAGTATACAGCCTCTTACTTTTTTTGTTACTCAGATATAAATCGTAACACCTCTTCATACACCCCTGGTTTTGCAACTAATACGCTGCTTTTCTCTACGATAGAAAGCGGTGCCCCAGAAAATGTTGTCACCTTGCCTCCAACTTCCTCTACAATTATCTGTCCCCCGCCAAAATCCCACGGTGATAATCTCGGCGTTACATATGCATCTATTCTTCCTGTTGCAACGTATACCATCTCTAACGCTGCACAGCCATATGATCTCGTGCCCCTTGCTTTCTTAACAAGTGCCATCATACTTTCCATATTAAGCAATGGATTGTCGGTAAGCCATATCGCATTTAAAGCTACAATACCTTGCTCTACAGTCCCTTTTTCCAATAAAGTTATTGGTACTTCATTACAAAATGCTCCAGTCCCCTTTAACGCATGATATAATTCATCATGAACTGGATCATAAATAAGTCCAATCTTTCCGATACCGTTCTCATAAATTCCAATTGAAATTGCAAAATTTCTCTTTTGATGAACAAAGTTCATTGTGCCATCAATTGGATCAATTAACCAAACAACCCCATCAGAAGAAGTTACCTCATCTCCATAACCTTCTTCCCCTAAAATACTATGATTCGGGAATGTTTCTTTAATTTTCCCAATTAAAAACTGTTCTATTTCTCGATCCATATTTGTTACTAAATCAGCTGCATTGGATTTCGTTTCTATAATAAGTGCTTTTTTCATTGATGCCATTAAACGCTCTCCCGCATCTCGAATCCACTGCTTGGCGTGTGCATCGATGTCTTTCCATACTTCTTGCATGTTTAAACACTCCGATCTATACTGTTCACAGAAAAAACGAACCCTTTATAAGGTTCGCACCAACTAATTTTTTATACATATACTATTATTACGCTTCTAAACGAATCATTTCAAGTCTTAACACTTCTAACTTTTGTACACACTCTTCTTTTTTCTGTTTATCATTTTCCATCATTGCATCGTATAAAGTGGCTAATTCATAATCTAGCTCCAAACGTAGCACCGGTATTCTCTTTTCAGCATCTGTTCTCTTTAACGCATTAATCACCTGTCTCATATTATTTGCCTCCTCCCAATATTCGTCTGCCCTCGGACTAGAATTGATTCAATTTTCTGATTTTTTGTTTTATACTATACTATGTTGGATAAATCATCTATGCAACAAAATTATATTTTTTTATTTAAATTTTTTTGTGCTGTTTTTTTTATGAATAGTACAAGCTATGCTAAAATAAAAGCAAAATAGGAGTTGGAGGAACAATCATGACACTACAAACATTCAAATCAACTGATTTTGAGGTCTTTACAGTTGATGGTCTCGAAGAACGAATGAGTGCAATTAAAACGAACATTCATCCTAAGCTAGAAGCTTTAGGGGAACAGTTTGCAGCGTATTTATCCAAACAAACTGATGAGAACTTTTTTTATCATGTAGCAAAACACGCACGTCGCAAAGTCAATCCACCAAACGATACTTGGGTTGCTTTTTCAACAAATAAACGAGGATATAAAATGCTACCACATTTCCAAATTGGATTATGGGGTACTCATGCCTTCATATACTTTGGTTTAATCTATGAGTGTCCACAAAAAGTGGAGACGGCTCACGCCTTCTTAGAACATTTAAATGATTTAAAAACAAATATTCCAAATGACTTCGTTTGGTCCATTGACCATACTAAACCAAGTGTAAAATTACATAAAACACTCGAGACAGAAGACTTACAAAAGATGATTGAACGGCTAGCTACTGTGAAAAAAGCAGAATTATTAGTTGGTATTCATATATCACCAGAGGAGTTTTCAGCAATGACCAACGAACAATTCCTTGCTAAGATTGAATCTACGATGCAATCACTCCTTCCTCTATATTCTCTTTGTAATCGATAGTAGAAAACGGACAATTTATATTGTCCGTTTTTAGTTGTTATCACATTATATCACTTCAGTTTTTATTTTTCAAAATATTTTTACATTTTCACAAGCTTTTGCTCTTCGATTTCTTTAGCCCTTTGAATCGCACGGTATATAGAATATCCACTTACTTCTTGAAACTCCTTATCAATTTTC
This genomic interval carries:
- a CDS encoding DUF5325 family protein; this translates as MEHIQYRFLLTAIIGVIFLIGIGIMVAENSPIGIIICIIGTFVTVGYGFVTKRKMRKSQ
- a CDS encoding inositol monophosphatase family protein, with product MQEVWKDIDAHAKQWIRDAGERLMASMKKALIIETKSNAADLVTNMDREIEQFLIGKIKETFPNHSILGEEGYGDEVTSSDGVVWLIDPIDGTMNFVHQKRNFAISIGIYENGIGKIGLIYDPVHDELYHALKGTGAFCNEVPITLLEKGTVEQGIVALNAIWLTDNPLLNMESMMALVKKARGTRSYGCAALEMVYVATGRIDAYVTPRLSPWDFGGGQIIVEEVGGKVTTFSGAPLSIVEKSSVLVAKPGVYEEVLRFISE
- a CDS encoding YktB family protein, producing the protein MTLQTFKSTDFEVFTVDGLEERMSAIKTNIHPKLEALGEQFAAYLSKQTDENFFYHVAKHARRKVNPPNDTWVAFSTNKRGYKMLPHFQIGLWGTHAFIYFGLIYECPQKVETAHAFLEHLNDLKTNIPNDFVWSIDHTKPSVKLHKTLETEDLQKMIERLATVKKAELLVGIHISPEEFSAMTNEQFLAKIESTMQSLLPLYSLCNR